A single region of the Mesotoga sp. BH458_6_3_2_1 genome encodes:
- a CDS encoding MATE family efflux transporter yields the protein MAYSLLKSYLNVEEAKEIRKSLLVMALPAIGENVLQMLLGISDTAFLGHYDWRIMTAVGTANQVVFIFQAVLVAISTGSMVLISNSYGAGNRQRVNLIAWHAIYLSVMTGLVLSFSSLFSENLLSLLFPSSDSFMQVNGSNYLRIIMAGFPAMSIMIVLGATLRGAGDTRSPLIVALAANVLNVFLDYAMIFGKFGFPEMGAVGAALATVISRVVGSIIIVILLFRNRRISISKRPQRFSKWLIKEIFVLGLPAAVENFGFSFGVLVFANILFIAGPQAYAAHRIGIQVESLSFMPAWGMGVAVTALVGIYNGGKKRRLSIGVVRQGWFIALGISSIIGMAITLFPDLFISIFTNEAALIEEGRLPVRIIGLFQVVMGTDYAVTGALRGMGDTAFPMKASLVAMWLIRLPVGFVLVRYLDLGLFGAWIGMMADMAFRTTLKFIRFYSGKWESTADSIQARSN from the coding sequence ATGGCTTACAGTCTTCTAAAATCCTATCTCAATGTTGAAGAAGCTAAGGAGATCAGAAAGTCACTTCTTGTGATGGCACTTCCAGCCATAGGAGAAAACGTCCTCCAAATGCTGTTAGGAATCTCAGACACCGCTTTTCTTGGTCATTATGATTGGAGAATAATGACAGCAGTCGGCACTGCCAATCAAGTAGTTTTCATTTTTCAGGCAGTTCTAGTAGCTATTTCGACAGGGTCGATGGTCTTGATTTCAAATAGCTATGGAGCTGGTAATCGTCAGAGAGTGAATCTCATCGCCTGGCACGCAATCTATCTGAGTGTGATGACCGGTCTCGTCCTTTCATTTAGCTCACTATTTTCTGAGAACCTTCTTTCGCTGCTCTTTCCCTCCAGCGATTCCTTTATGCAGGTGAACGGGAGCAACTATCTTAGAATTATCATGGCCGGTTTTCCAGCAATGAGCATAATGATTGTGCTCGGGGCCACACTGAGAGGAGCCGGTGATACAAGATCACCGCTTATTGTTGCTCTTGCCGCAAACGTCTTGAACGTCTTTCTTGATTATGCGATGATCTTCGGCAAATTCGGTTTCCCTGAGATGGGTGCCGTTGGAGCGGCGCTCGCAACAGTTATTTCTAGAGTAGTCGGATCTATAATCATAGTAATCCTGTTGTTTCGAAACAGAAGGATATCAATTTCGAAAAGGCCTCAGAGATTTTCGAAATGGCTGATCAAAGAGATTTTCGTTCTCGGATTGCCAGCTGCAGTAGAAAACTTTGGATTCTCGTTTGGAGTCCTGGTTTTTGCGAATATCCTCTTCATTGCTGGTCCCCAGGCGTACGCGGCTCACAGAATAGGAATTCAAGTTGAGTCACTTTCTTTCATGCCAGCTTGGGGAATGGGGGTGGCCGTTACCGCGCTTGTAGGAATATACAATGGGGGAAAGAAGAGGAGGTTGTCTATTGGTGTGGTAAGGCAGGGGTGGTTCATTGCCCTCGGAATTTCATCAATAATCGGAATGGCCATTACCCTTTTTCCAGATCTCTTCATATCAATTTTCACAAATGAAGCGGCGCTAATTGAAGAAGGAAGACTTCCCGTAAGAATAATCGGTTTGTTCCAAGTGGTTATGGGCACCGATTACGCGGTGACCGGTGCACTTAGAGGAATGGGTGATACAGCATTCCCTATGAAAGCATCCCTGGTGGCGATGTGGCTTATTCGGCTCCCTGTTGGCTTTGTGCTTGTTAGGTATTTGGACCTAGGGCTATTTGGTGCTTGGATTGGAATGATGGCCGACATGGCGTTCAGAACAACACTTAAATTCATCAGATTCTACTCAGGCAAATGGGAGAGTACTGCAGATTCTATCCAGGCAAGATCAAACTGA
- a CDS encoding CoA transferase subunit A: protein MRVVGIDEAVSAVADNSSVMIGGFLGCGSPDNIIQGIVERKTRGLTVIANDTSFPDRGIGKIVVGKCAAKVIVSHIGTNPETQRQMIEGELDVELVPQGTLAERIRAGGVGLGGILTPTGVGTVVQEGKRIIAVDGKDYLMELPLRAEFALVKAKKADYFGNLVFSLTARNFNPLIVLACNTVIVEVEEIVPVGSISPDEIHIPGVLVDYVSVGSVVG, encoded by the coding sequence TTGAGAGTGGTAGGAATTGACGAGGCCGTATCAGCGGTAGCTGACAACTCTTCTGTAATGATAGGAGGATTTTTGGGTTGTGGTTCTCCAGACAACATAATTCAAGGGATCGTAGAAAGGAAAACTCGGGGTTTGACTGTAATAGCTAATGACACTTCCTTTCCAGACAGAGGGATAGGAAAGATAGTTGTCGGCAAGTGTGCAGCAAAAGTCATTGTTTCTCACATCGGTACAAATCCGGAGACTCAACGCCAAATGATTGAGGGAGAACTGGATGTGGAACTTGTTCCCCAGGGCACTCTAGCGGAGAGAATAAGGGCCGGGGGCGTTGGGCTGGGAGGGATTCTTACGCCAACTGGTGTTGGAACCGTGGTTCAAGAAGGAAAGAGAATTATCGCAGTTGATGGGAAAGATTATCTAATGGAACTGCCGCTCAGAGCTGAGTTTGCACTTGTGAAAGCGAAGAAGGCCGATTACTTCGGTAATCTGGTCTTCTCTTTAACTGCGAGGAATTTCAATCCACTAATCGTTCTTGCCTGTAACACAGTGATTGTTGAAGTGGAAGAGATTGTGCCTGTCGGCTCGATCTCTCCAGATGAGATTCATATTCCCGGTGTTCTTGTTGATTATGTTTCAGTAGGGAGTGTCGTCGGATGA
- a CDS encoding 3-oxoacid CoA-transferase subunit B, translated as MIGAKELIARRIAAELRDGDLVNLGIGIPTLVSNYLPAGVSIYFQSENGIVGMGPVPEKGMENRDLTNAGGQCITALPGSAIFDSAMSFSIIRGGHLDITVLGGLQVDERGILANWMVPGKMVPGMGGAMDLVTGAKRVIVAMTHTSKGNPKIVRECSLPITSNRPVDLIVTEIAVIQPTKAGLLLREKSREVTVEEIVKLTEARLIVSDNLKDILD; from the coding sequence ATGATTGGTGCAAAAGAACTGATTGCCAGAAGAATCGCAGCTGAACTACGCGACGGAGATTTGGTAAATCTGGGAATCGGTATACCCACTCTTGTTTCGAACTATTTACCTGCAGGTGTAAGTATATACTTTCAGTCAGAGAACGGTATTGTTGGAATGGGACCAGTTCCGGAAAAAGGGATGGAGAATAGAGACTTGACCAATGCGGGCGGTCAATGTATTACAGCTCTGCCAGGTTCTGCAATCTTCGACAGCGCGATGTCGTTTTCAATTATAAGGGGCGGACATCTTGACATAACTGTCTTAGGAGGTCTACAAGTTGACGAGAGAGGGATTCTCGCTAACTGGATGGTGCCCGGCAAGATGGTGCCCGGAATGGGCGGCGCCATGGATCTGGTAACTGGAGCAAAGCGTGTGATAGTTGCAATGACCCACACATCGAAGGGAAATCCGAAGATTGTCAGGGAGTGCTCACTTCCTATCACTTCAAACAGACCAGTCGATCTAATAGTGACAGAAATAGCTGTAATTCAGCCAACTAAGGCAGGACTACTTCTCAGAGAAAAATCTAGAGAAGTTACTGTCGAAGAAATTGTAAAGCTAACAGAAGCACGATTGATAGTCAGCGATAATCTCAAAGACATTCTTGATTAA